Proteins from one Nitrobacteraceae bacterium AZCC 2146 genomic window:
- a CDS encoding branched-chain amino acid transport system substrate-binding protein (product_source=KO:K01999; cleavage_site_network=SignalP-noTM; cog=COG0683; ko=KO:K01999; pfam=PF13458; superfamily=53822), whose protein sequence is MRQSLSSFVAAGVLAASALGAMGRIDTASAQARDEIVVGYIMSATGANASLGVHYRNAQELFPTSVGGVKVRYVVRDDGSDSTQALNLARQMISEEKVDVLLGPSLTTSALSVLQLVNDSKVPEIATCPMALDPAKTPWTFSTVQTASLMMSGVVDSMVAKGIKRVGFIGFSDSFGDQILQAFQKLSEPVGITITSEQRYARADTSVQAQVLRILATKPDAILVGGSGSQAALPGITLKERGFTGLVYNTHGAVNPDFLRIGGAKVDGEIAPTGPVFVFDQLPASNPTKAVGTDFMTKYLGKFGEQNRNGFAGYAWDGYLIFQEAAKVALTKAKPGTQEFRDAFRDAVETNPTIVGSHGNIKMTPTDHYGRDKTGLVLVQVANGGWTLINQ, encoded by the coding sequence ATGCGTCAGTCGCTTTCAAGTTTTGTCGCTGCAGGTGTGTTGGCGGCGTCCGCCCTCGGGGCGATGGGCCGTATCGATACCGCCTCCGCGCAGGCCCGCGACGAAATCGTCGTCGGCTACATCATGTCGGCGACGGGCGCGAATGCGTCGCTGGGCGTGCACTACCGCAACGCCCAGGAGCTGTTTCCGACCTCGGTTGGTGGCGTCAAGGTCCGCTACGTGGTGCGCGACGACGGCAGCGACTCGACCCAGGCGCTGAACCTGGCGCGCCAGATGATTTCCGAAGAGAAGGTCGACGTGCTGCTCGGCCCGTCGCTCACCACGTCCGCGCTCTCCGTGCTGCAACTGGTCAACGATTCCAAGGTTCCTGAAATCGCCACCTGCCCGATGGCACTGGATCCCGCCAAGACGCCCTGGACGTTCTCCACGGTGCAGACCGCGTCGCTGATGATGAGCGGCGTGGTGGACAGCATGGTCGCGAAGGGCATCAAGCGCGTCGGCTTTATCGGGTTTTCCGACAGCTTCGGCGACCAAATCCTGCAGGCGTTCCAGAAGCTGAGCGAGCCCGTCGGCATCACCATCACCTCCGAGCAGCGCTATGCCCGCGCCGACACGTCGGTACAGGCGCAGGTCCTGCGCATTCTCGCCACCAAGCCCGATGCGATCCTGGTCGGCGGCAGCGGTTCACAGGCCGCACTTCCCGGCATCACGCTGAAGGAGCGCGGCTTCACTGGGCTGGTCTACAACACGCACGGCGCGGTCAATCCGGATTTCCTGCGGATCGGTGGGGCCAAGGTCGACGGCGAGATCGCGCCGACCGGGCCGGTGTTCGTGTTCGATCAGCTCCCGGCGTCGAATCCGACCAAGGCGGTCGGCACCGACTTCATGACCAAATATCTCGGCAAGTTCGGTGAGCAGAACCGTAACGGCTTCGCCGGCTACGCCTGGGACGGCTACCTGATCTTCCAGGAGGCCGCCAAGGTGGCGCTGACCAAGGCCAAGCCAGGCACCCAGGAATTCCGCGATGCGTTCCGTGACGCGGTTGAAACCAACCCAACCATCGTCGGCTCCCACGGCAACATCAAAATGACGCCGACCGATCACTACGGGCGCGACAAGACCGGGCTCGTTCTGGTCCAGGTGGCCAATGGCGGCTGGACTCTCATCAATCAGTGA
- a CDS encoding branched-chain amino acid transport system permease protein (product_source=KO:K01997; cog=COG0559; ko=KO:K01997; pfam=PF02653; transmembrane_helix_parts=Inside_1_16,TMhelix_17_39,Outside_40_60,TMhelix_61_83,Inside_84_95,TMhelix_96_115,Outside_116_119,TMhelix_120_142,Inside_143_148,TMhelix_149_171,Outside_172_193,TMhelix_194_216,Inside_217_245,TMhelix_246_268,Outside_269_282,TMhelix_283_305,Inside_306_311,TMhelix_312_334,Outside_335_343): MDISIFAILVQDGITNGLIYVLLALATIVTFSVTRITFIPQGDFVAMGALTLASIAAGKTPGTVWLLTGLGGVAAVIELFWAPRRGALVDRTKATVWCLAPGLLMAALCKVLPLARLPMLLQILLVLAIVVPVGPLLYRIVYRPIADASILSLLIVSAALHYLIKGLNLYFFGPEGVRTVPLSDAVFNFGDASVAGQTIVVVVATALLLFGLHLLFQHALPGKALRAAASNRVGAELMGISVARSGLWAFALSAFLGAISGVLIGPLITVFYDTGFGIGLRGFAGAIFGGLSSYPLAALGALFIGLCESFAAFYASDLKETIVFLLIVPVLVVLSARHKATED, translated from the coding sequence ATGGATATCTCCATCTTCGCCATCCTGGTTCAGGACGGTATCACCAACGGCCTGATCTATGTGTTGCTGGCGCTCGCGACCATCGTCACGTTTTCGGTCACGCGGATCACCTTCATTCCGCAGGGCGACTTCGTGGCCATGGGGGCGTTGACGCTCGCGAGCATTGCGGCCGGTAAGACGCCGGGCACGGTCTGGCTGCTGACCGGCCTGGGCGGCGTGGCGGCGGTTATTGAGCTGTTTTGGGCACCGCGGCGCGGCGCCCTCGTGGACAGGACGAAGGCTACGGTGTGGTGCCTCGCGCCGGGACTGCTGATGGCCGCGCTGTGCAAGGTGCTGCCGCTGGCGCGGCTGCCGATGCTGCTGCAGATCCTGCTGGTGCTGGCGATCGTCGTGCCGGTCGGGCCGCTGCTGTACCGCATCGTCTATCGCCCGATCGCCGATGCCTCGATCCTCAGCCTGCTGATCGTCTCGGCCGCGCTGCATTACCTGATCAAGGGATTGAACCTGTATTTCTTCGGGCCCGAGGGCGTGCGCACCGTTCCGCTGTCCGATGCGGTGTTCAATTTCGGCGATGCCTCGGTGGCCGGCCAGACCATCGTCGTCGTCGTCGCCACGGCGCTGCTGCTGTTCGGGCTTCATCTCCTCTTCCAGCACGCGCTGCCGGGCAAGGCGCTGCGCGCGGCGGCGTCGAACCGCGTCGGCGCAGAGCTGATGGGAATCAGCGTGGCGCGGTCCGGCCTGTGGGCCTTTGCGCTGTCGGCGTTTCTCGGCGCTATCTCCGGAGTCCTGATCGGCCCGCTGATCACCGTGTTCTACGACACCGGCTTCGGCATCGGGCTGCGCGGTTTCGCGGGCGCGATCTTCGGCGGCTTGTCGAGCTATCCTTTGGCCGCGCTCGGCGCGCTGTTCATCGGATTGTGTGAAAGCTTCGCGGCGTTCTACGCCAGCGATCTCAAGGAGACGATCGTATTCCTGCTGATCGTTCCGGTGCTGGTCGTGCTGTCGGCACGGCACAAAGCGACGGAGGACTAG
- a CDS encoding MarR family transcriptional regulator for hemolysin (product_source=KO:K06075; cath_funfam=1.10.10.10; cog=COG1846; ko=KO:K06075; pfam=PF01047; smart=SM00347; superfamily=46785), with amino-acid sequence MTEQRYRAGVLRRLEEGGEPYPTMGEFGLSQFAPYLLNRIIARWNLNLADSFKKENATTVNMRVLTVLSVWPGLTVNELSVFAVTEQSTMSRALDVMDDQGLIRRQQVAEDMRVKKVFLTDSGRETFERLWPVMYDRFALLFDGVGDDEYQRFVGTLHKLLDNIRTHNI; translated from the coding sequence GTGACTGAACAACGTTATCGTGCGGGTGTGCTGCGACGGCTCGAGGAGGGCGGCGAGCCCTATCCGACGATGGGAGAGTTCGGCCTCAGCCAGTTCGCGCCCTATCTGCTCAACCGCATCATCGCGCGCTGGAACCTGAACCTTGCGGACTCCTTCAAGAAGGAAAACGCAACGACGGTGAACATGCGCGTGCTGACCGTGCTCAGCGTGTGGCCGGGGCTGACAGTCAATGAGCTCTCGGTGTTCGCGGTCACCGAGCAATCGACCATGAGCCGGGCCCTCGATGTGATGGACGATCAGGGACTGATCCGGCGGCAGCAGGTCGCGGAGGACATGCGGGTGAAGAAGGTCTTTCTCACCGACAGCGGTCGCGAAACCTTCGAGCGATTGTGGCCGGTGATGTATGACCGTTTCGCACTGCTGTTCGATGGTGTCGGCGACGACGAGTACCAGCGCTTTGTCGGTACACTGCACAAGCTGCTCGACAATATCCGCACGCACAACATCTAG
- a CDS encoding hypothetical protein (product_source=Hypo-rule applied; pfam=PF09722; superfamily=46689): protein MLNNREPTPEAAKGPQRLDNSRFAPANRRRLSAPALRTFLAIADLWGLTEEQRLLVLGYPSRSTYHNWCKQAREHGAFTFDVDVLTRISAVFGIHQALGILFSQERLGVDWLRSPHSDVVFGGHPPLDLITNGSQDGLLSVRRFLDGARGGLYMQPNTIDEAFTPYDDTEIVFR, encoded by the coding sequence ATGCTGAATAACCGCGAGCCGACCCCTGAGGCTGCAAAAGGCCCTCAGCGTCTTGATAACTCACGCTTTGCTCCCGCCAACCGAAGGCGGCTCAGCGCCCCAGCTTTGCGGACCTTCCTCGCCATCGCGGATCTGTGGGGATTGACGGAAGAGCAGCGCCTCCTGGTCCTCGGGTATCCATCCCGGTCCACTTACCATAATTGGTGCAAGCAGGCGCGTGAGCACGGCGCTTTCACGTTTGATGTGGACGTTCTCACGCGCATTTCAGCGGTATTCGGTATCCACCAAGCGCTGGGGATCCTCTTTTCCCAGGAACGGCTCGGCGTTGACTGGCTGCGAAGTCCACATAGTGATGTCGTCTTCGGTGGACATCCGCCGCTCGACCTCATCACTAATGGCTCTCAAGATGGGTTGCTCTCGGTGCGTCGTTTCCTCGACGGCGCGCGTGGCGGCCTCTACATGCAGCCGAACACGATAGACGAAGCCTTCACGCCTTACGACGACACGGAGATTGTCTTCCGGTGA
- a CDS encoding indolepyruvate ferredoxin oxidoreductase alpha subunit (product_source=KO:K00179; cath_funfam=3.30.70.20,3.40.50.970; cog=COG4231; ko=KO:K00179; pfam=PF02775; superfamily=52518,52922,54862), whose amino-acid sequence MAERSFAREVQDLRLGEGDTFRGEGILAVTKALLQSGVSYVGGYQGSPISHLMDVLDDAKDVLDELGVHFESSASEAAAAAMLSASVLYPVRGAVTWKSTAGTNVASDALANLASGGVIGGAIIIIGEDYGEGSSIMQERTHAFAMKSQMWLLDPRPNVTSIVDTVESAFELSEASNTPVMLEMRVRTCHVHGQFIAKDNRKPAYTLREAVENPRRDLSRIVLPPSVYLHESEKLEQRWPAAIAYIRDHKLNEFFGPEEGEVGIILQGGLYNTVLRALQYLGLADIYGESRVPLYCLNVTYPLLDDEIAAFCIGKRAVLVVEEGQPEYIEQTLNTILRRRDIATKIGGKGLLPMGGEYTAQVVTTGIEAFLEAHSPALLGNHLPVPTAAAVLADPRVTALRDEVPQRPAGFCIGCPERPIFAAMKLVEQELGLHHISADIGCHLFSILPPFNIGATTMGYGLGPASASAFNVKADKRPISIMGDGGFWHNGLATSVGNAVFNKQDGVILVVDNFYSAATGGQDILSSRARNMGRKTNNSIVNAVKGIGVNWVRQIDRTYDVAKMRDTLREALTTTDSGPKVIVASSECMLNKQRREKPLFAKAVTSGQRMVKQRFGVDEDICTGDHACIRLSGCPSLSLKQTADPLKDDPVAAIDNGCVGCGNCGDVADAAILCPSFYRADIIHNPSRWDLMLSRIRTGMIGYLQRRRDRRTLAFA is encoded by the coding sequence ATGGCTGAACGGTCGTTTGCGCGTGAAGTCCAGGACCTGAGACTGGGTGAAGGCGACACCTTCCGCGGCGAGGGCATTCTCGCCGTCACCAAGGCGCTGCTGCAGTCCGGCGTATCCTATGTGGGCGGTTATCAGGGCTCGCCGATCTCGCATCTGATGGACGTGCTGGACGATGCCAAGGACGTGCTCGACGAACTCGGCGTGCACTTTGAATCGTCGGCATCCGAAGCGGCCGCCGCCGCGATGCTGTCCGCCTCCGTGCTGTATCCGGTCCGCGGCGCGGTCACGTGGAAATCCACCGCCGGCACCAATGTCGCGTCGGACGCGCTCGCCAATCTCGCTTCAGGCGGCGTCATCGGCGGCGCCATCATCATCATCGGCGAGGATTACGGCGAAGGCTCCTCGATCATGCAGGAGCGCACCCACGCCTTCGCCATGAAATCGCAGATGTGGCTGCTCGATCCGCGCCCGAACGTGACATCCATCGTCGACACCGTCGAAAGCGCGTTCGAACTGTCGGAAGCGTCCAACACGCCGGTGATGCTCGAGATGCGGGTGCGGACCTGCCACGTGCACGGCCAGTTCATCGCCAAGGACAATCGCAAGCCCGCCTATACGCTGCGCGAGGCGGTGGAAAACCCGCGGCGCGACCTCAGCCGCATCGTGCTGCCGCCGTCGGTCTATCTCCACGAGAGCGAAAAGCTGGAACAGCGCTGGCCCGCCGCCATCGCCTATATCCGCGACCACAAGCTCAACGAATTCTTCGGCCCTGAAGAGGGCGAGGTCGGCATCATCCTGCAGGGCGGCCTGTACAACACGGTGCTGCGCGCGCTGCAGTATCTCGGCCTGGCGGACATCTACGGCGAAAGCCGCGTTCCGCTGTACTGCCTGAACGTCACTTATCCGCTGCTGGATGACGAGATCGCCGCGTTCTGCATCGGCAAGCGCGCAGTGCTCGTGGTCGAGGAAGGCCAGCCGGAATATATCGAGCAGACGCTCAACACCATCCTGCGCCGGCGCGACATCGCCACCAAGATCGGCGGCAAGGGTCTGCTTCCCATGGGCGGCGAATACACCGCCCAGGTGGTGACCACGGGCATCGAGGCATTTCTCGAAGCGCATTCCCCTGCTCTGCTCGGCAACCATCTGCCGGTCCCGACCGCCGCTGCCGTTCTGGCCGATCCGCGGGTGACGGCGTTGCGCGACGAGGTCCCGCAGAGGCCCGCCGGCTTCTGCATCGGCTGTCCGGAGCGGCCGATCTTCGCGGCGATGAAGCTGGTGGAGCAGGAGCTCGGGCTTCACCACATCTCGGCGGATATCGGCTGCCACCTGTTTTCGATTCTGCCGCCGTTCAACATCGGCGCCACCACCATGGGTTACGGCCTCGGGCCGGCCTCCGCGTCGGCGTTCAACGTCAAGGCGGACAAGCGCCCGATCTCGATTATGGGCGACGGCGGCTTCTGGCATAACGGCCTGGCCACCAGTGTCGGCAATGCCGTGTTCAACAAGCAGGACGGCGTCATTCTCGTCGTCGACAATTTCTATTCGGCGGCGACCGGCGGCCAGGACATCCTATCATCGCGCGCCAGGAACATGGGGCGCAAGACCAACAACAGCATCGTCAACGCCGTGAAGGGCATCGGCGTCAACTGGGTGCGCCAGATCGACCGCACCTACGACGTCGCCAAGATGCGCGACACGCTGCGCGAAGCGCTGACGACCACGGACAGCGGACCCAAGGTGATCGTGGCATCGTCCGAATGCATGCTCAACAAGCAGCGCCGCGAAAAGCCGCTGTTCGCCAAGGCCGTGACGTCCGGCCAGCGCATGGTGAAGCAGCGCTTCGGCGTCGACGAGGATATCTGCACCGGCGATCACGCCTGCATCCGGCTTTCCGGATGTCCGTCGCTGTCGCTCAAGCAGACGGCGGATCCGCTCAAGGACGATCCTGTCGCCGCGATCGACAACGGCTGCGTCGGCTGCGGCAATTGCGGCGACGTGGCCGACGCCGCGATCCTGTGCCCGTCCTTCTATCGCGCCGACATTATCCACAATCCGTCGCGATGGGATCTCATGCTCAGCCGCATCCGCACGGGCATGATCGGCTATCTGCAGCGCCGCCGCGATCGCCGCACCCTGGCTTTCGCGTGA
- a CDS encoding branched-chain amino acid transport system permease protein (product_source=KO:K01998; cath_funfam=3.40.50.300; cog=COG0411,COG4177; ko=KO:K01998; pfam=PF00005,PF02653,PF12399; smart=SM00382; superfamily=52540; transmembrane_helix_parts=Inside_1_4,TMhelix_5_27,Outside_28_31,TMhelix_32_54,Inside_55_58,TMhelix_59_81,Outside_82_85,TMhelix_86_108,Inside_109_112,TMhelix_113_135,Outside_136_149,TMhelix_150_172,Inside_173_197,TMhelix_198_220,Outside_221_239,TMhelix_240_262,Inside_263_274,TMhelix_275_297,Outside_298_590), translated as MARTLAIIVAFGMLVAAAYVLNDYHIYLLSQICLAGIVALGLVLMSGVAGLASFSQAAFVGIAAYAASVATVSFGLSPWLGLGIALVMVALVALLAGVVTVGLSGHYLPLCTLAWALSIYNIFGNVQGLGRFEGIGNIPPLTIFGKAVQGPLAPLLTGSLFLGLLMLSWNLLDSRIGRALRTLSLGRQMPECMGIATGRLRLAIFVLAALFAALAGWLYAHIQRFVNPTPFGLDSGVEYMFMALLGGASSLWGALVGSFLLTAAKEGLRQTLPDLFAHAGDFDIVIFSAGLILLMQWAPRGVTAWWTERWMKARRQRPGRAIEHGAAERLPRRALPERGSAVLAVEGVGKRFGGLVANDNISLTLHAGEVLAVIGPNGAGKSTLFNLLSGVDRADSGTISLAGERVERRSARDIAGLGLARTFQHVKLPAGISVLENIAVGAHRRGHAGWLRAMLRLNGGEEQSLLAEAARQGKACGLGERLLEQAGGLPLGLQRIVEVARALAGDPAALLLDEPAAGLRAGEKESLSRLIVDLRAKGLAILVVEHDMDFVMNLADRIVVINFGRVLAVGTPQEIQNNPDVLQAYLGVDA; from the coding sequence ATGGCGCGCACTCTCGCGATCATCGTAGCCTTTGGCATGCTTGTTGCGGCGGCCTATGTGCTGAACGACTATCACATCTATCTTCTCAGCCAGATCTGCCTCGCCGGAATCGTCGCGCTGGGTCTGGTCCTGATGTCCGGCGTAGCCGGTCTGGCCTCGTTCAGCCAGGCGGCGTTCGTCGGCATCGCCGCGTATGCTGCATCGGTCGCAACTGTCAGCTTCGGCCTGTCGCCATGGCTGGGACTCGGCATTGCGCTGGTCATGGTGGCACTGGTGGCGCTGCTGGCCGGCGTCGTGACGGTCGGATTGTCAGGGCACTATCTGCCGCTGTGTACGCTGGCCTGGGCACTCAGCATCTACAACATCTTCGGTAACGTTCAGGGCCTCGGGCGGTTCGAGGGCATCGGCAACATTCCGCCGCTGACGATCTTCGGCAAGGCGGTGCAGGGACCGCTGGCGCCGCTGCTGACCGGCTCGCTGTTTCTGGGCCTGCTGATGCTGAGCTGGAATCTGCTGGACTCGCGGATCGGCCGCGCGCTGCGGACGCTCAGCCTCGGGCGGCAGATGCCGGAATGCATGGGCATCGCCACCGGCCGGCTGCGGCTGGCGATCTTCGTTCTGGCGGCGCTGTTCGCCGCACTTGCCGGTTGGCTGTACGCGCACATCCAGCGCTTCGTGAATCCCACGCCGTTCGGGCTGGATTCCGGCGTGGAGTACATGTTCATGGCGCTGCTCGGCGGCGCGTCCAGCCTGTGGGGCGCTCTGGTCGGCTCCTTCCTGCTGACGGCGGCGAAGGAAGGCTTGCGGCAGACGCTGCCGGACCTGTTCGCCCATGCTGGCGATTTCGACATCGTCATCTTCAGCGCCGGGCTGATCCTGCTGATGCAGTGGGCGCCGCGCGGCGTGACGGCGTGGTGGACCGAGCGCTGGATGAAGGCCAGGCGCCAGCGGCCGGGCCGGGCCATCGAGCACGGCGCAGCGGAGCGGCTGCCGCGCCGCGCGCTGCCGGAGCGCGGCAGTGCCGTGCTCGCCGTCGAGGGAGTCGGCAAGCGCTTCGGCGGGCTGGTCGCCAATGACAACATCTCCCTCACACTGCACGCCGGCGAAGTGCTGGCGGTGATCGGCCCTAATGGCGCCGGCAAGAGCACGCTGTTCAATCTGCTGAGCGGGGTCGACCGCGCCGACAGCGGCACGATCTCGCTCGCCGGTGAGCGCGTCGAACGGCGCAGCGCGCGGGATATCGCGGGCCTCGGCCTGGCGCGGACCTTTCAGCACGTCAAGCTGCCCGCCGGCATCAGCGTGTTGGAGAACATCGCCGTCGGCGCCCATCGCCGCGGCCATGCCGGATGGCTGCGCGCCATGCTGCGGCTGAACGGCGGGGAGGAGCAGTCGCTGCTCGCCGAGGCCGCGCGTCAGGGCAAGGCCTGCGGACTGGGCGAGCGCCTGCTCGAGCAGGCAGGCGGGCTGCCGCTGGGCCTGCAGCGCATTGTCGAAGTCGCGCGCGCGCTGGCGGGCGATCCGGCCGCGCTGCTGCTCGACGAGCCGGCCGCGGGGTTGCGCGCCGGCGAGAAGGAATCGCTGTCGCGGCTGATCGTGGACCTGCGCGCCAAGGGCCTCGCGATCCTCGTCGTCGAGCATGACATGGATTTCGTCATGAACCTCGCCGACCGTATCGTCGTGATCAACTTCGGTCGCGTGCTTGCTGTCGGCACGCCGCAGGAGATCCAGAACAATCCGGATGTGCTGCAGGCCTATCTGGGGGTGGACGCATGA
- a CDS encoding branched-chain amino acid transport system ATP-binding protein (product_source=KO:K01996; cath_funfam=3.40.50.300; cog=COG0410; ko=KO:K01996; pfam=PF00005; smart=SM00382; superfamily=52540) — MSLLAANDLHVGYHGNDVLHGVSLTVDECEIVTVIGPNGAGKTTLLGSLMGLLPRRGLVTIDGVEMDGGAVDVMTRARVALVPEQRELFNDMTVHDNLLLGRYPRRSRGEKLKPSDFDEVFVLFPRLAERRGQIAGTLSGGERQMLALARAMMGRPRLLLLDEPSLGLAPRIVLNVLESVSQLAKAGMAVLLVEQNARAALQVAHRAYVLELGVVTMAGTAAELATEPRIIDSYLGIRR; from the coding sequence ATGAGCCTCTTGGCGGCGAACGATCTCCATGTCGGCTATCACGGCAATGATGTGCTGCATGGCGTGTCGCTGACCGTGGACGAATGCGAGATCGTCACGGTGATCGGCCCGAACGGCGCCGGCAAGACGACCTTGCTCGGATCATTGATGGGACTGCTTCCGCGGCGCGGCCTGGTCACGATCGACGGCGTCGAAATGGATGGCGGCGCTGTCGACGTGATGACGCGCGCCCGCGTCGCGCTCGTTCCGGAGCAGCGCGAACTGTTCAACGACATGACCGTCCACGACAATCTCCTGCTCGGGCGCTATCCGCGACGGTCGCGCGGCGAGAAGTTGAAGCCGAGCGATTTTGACGAGGTGTTCGTCTTGTTTCCCCGGCTGGCGGAGCGTCGCGGCCAGATCGCCGGCACGCTGTCCGGCGGGGAGCGGCAAATGCTGGCTCTGGCGCGGGCGATGATGGGGCGGCCACGGCTTCTGCTGCTCGACGAGCCCAGCCTCGGCCTTGCGCCGCGCATCGTGCTGAATGTTCTGGAGAGCGTGTCGCAGCTTGCGAAAGCCGGCATGGCGGTGCTGCTCGTCGAGCAGAACGCGCGCGCGGCCCTGCAGGTGGCGCATCGAGCCTACGTTCTGGAACTGGGCGTCGTCACCATGGCGGGAACGGCGGCGGAACTCGCAACCGAGCCACGCATCATCGACAGCTATCTTGGAATAAGACGATAG
- a CDS encoding hypothetical protein (product_source=Hypo-rule applied; pfam=PF08808; smart=SM00953): MTDAFAPSPRPAHRLIPSQFPPIGLFDTVATAADLSAVMELVGWTNDRLVAERIDRLPQSEWVYGAPNSSIVMAAFLHVAPGGMRFNGPELGAWYAADDIRTAAAEVGHHLRREAAARNAATMSRTYRAYTATLLGDYLDIRGQQLTRPDVYASERYDASQKLGQDIRTSGGAGLLYDSLRRHTGINVAAHRLRNIVDIVQTDHFEITVQATARMIDVRQLSK; encoded by the coding sequence GTGACGGACGCTTTCGCACCCTCGCCGCGGCCTGCCCATCGCCTGATCCCCTCACAATTTCCTCCCATCGGGCTCTTCGATACGGTCGCGACGGCGGCCGATCTTTCAGCGGTGATGGAGCTCGTCGGTTGGACGAACGACCGCCTGGTGGCCGAACGTATCGATCGGCTACCGCAGAGCGAATGGGTGTATGGCGCACCCAACTCCAGTATCGTCATGGCAGCCTTTCTCCACGTCGCTCCCGGCGGAATGAGATTCAACGGACCGGAGCTTGGCGCCTGGTATGCCGCCGATGATATTCGCACGGCGGCTGCCGAGGTCGGTCATCATCTGCGGCGTGAAGCTGCTGCTCGCAACGCGGCCACGATGAGCCGGACCTACAGGGCATACACCGCCACGCTGCTAGGGGATTATCTCGACATCAGAGGGCAACAACTAACACGCCCCGACGTGTATGCGAGCGAACGTTATGATGCTTCGCAGAAGCTTGGCCAGGATATTCGCACGTCAGGTGGTGCGGGGCTGCTCTACGACAGCCTGCGGCGTCATACCGGCATCAACGTCGCCGCACATAGACTGCGCAACATCGTAGATATCGTGCAGACGGACCACTTCGAAATCACGGTCCAAGCAACAGCACGCATGATCGACGTCCGACAACTATCTAAATGA